One region of Pedosphaera parvula Ellin514 genomic DNA includes:
- a CDS encoding DUF748 domain-containing protein: MRNRSAVHPPMAAGDDSKPGAATDGSHRPKPSTRLRRWRIFLLILILILILGVGRAFLPSIVRDYVNRTLDRNPLYSGRIGDVQIHLLRGAYSIQDIRLSKTTGNIPVPLFAAKRVEFALQWNALVHRRIVGRVLMEEPELNFVDAPDEGESQSGAGGPWLQLIRDLFPFTINRAVIQNGSAHFRAYQKKEPVDVYLSQLDATIDNLGNIHNQTTPLVSTIQANALVMDQAKLELKMTLDPFSYKPTFHLVLRLMNLDVVKINNLALAYGKFDFKRGWFDLVVEADSKEGQLHGYVKPLFRDLKVFSLTHDLKEDNVLQFFWQALVGVVTTVFKNQPHDQFGTLIPFSAEASGRSSTDILATLGNLLRNAFVRAYLPKLEGGQEEYDGLQFGPPDLTDPISAGDPP, encoded by the coding sequence ATGAGGAATCGCAGCGCAGTTCATCCGCCCATGGCGGCTGGAGATGATTCAAAGCCGGGGGCGGCAACGGATGGCAGCCATCGCCCCAAACCATCCACGCGATTGCGGCGTTGGAGAATTTTCCTGCTTATTCTCATTCTCATTCTCATTTTAGGTGTCGGTCGCGCTTTCCTGCCTTCGATTGTCAGGGACTACGTCAATCGCACCCTGGATCGCAATCCGCTCTACTCGGGTCGCATCGGCGATGTGCAAATTCACCTGCTGCGAGGTGCTTATTCCATTCAGGACATTCGTTTGAGCAAGACGACCGGCAACATTCCGGTCCCGCTCTTTGCCGCGAAGCGCGTTGAATTCGCCCTGCAATGGAACGCTCTCGTTCATCGCCGCATTGTCGGTCGCGTTCTCATGGAAGAACCGGAGTTGAATTTTGTGGATGCTCCCGATGAGGGCGAATCTCAATCTGGGGCCGGTGGGCCCTGGTTACAGCTGATTCGCGATCTGTTTCCCTTCACCATCAATCGTGCGGTCATTCAAAACGGTTCGGCCCACTTTCGCGCTTACCAAAAGAAAGAACCGGTCGACGTTTACCTTTCCCAGTTGGATGCCACCATCGACAATCTCGGAAACATCCATAATCAAACCACGCCATTGGTATCAACCATCCAGGCAAATGCCTTGGTCATGGATCAGGCTAAATTGGAACTGAAAATGACCCTCGATCCTTTTTCTTACAAGCCGACCTTTCACCTCGTGCTGCGCCTGATGAATTTGGATGTGGTCAAGATCAACAACCTCGCGCTCGCCTACGGTAAATTTGATTTTAAACGCGGATGGTTCGACCTGGTGGTCGAGGCGGACTCCAAGGAAGGCCAACTCCACGGGTACGTGAAACCCCTCTTTCGCGATTTGAAAGTATTCAGCCTCACCCATGATTTGAAGGAGGATAACGTGCTCCAGTTCTTCTGGCAGGCGTTGGTCGGAGTCGTGACCACCGTATTTAAAAACCAGCCACATGATCAATTCGGCACGCTTATTCCTTTTAGTGCCGAGGCCAGTGGCAGAAGTTCCACCGATATTCTGGCCACTCTTGGCAACCTGCTGCGCAATGCCTTTGTGCGCGCCTATCTGCCGAAACTGGAAGGTGGCCAGGAAGAATATGACGGGCTGCAGTTCGGACCGCCCGATTTGACCGATCCCATATCAGCCGGAGATCCACCGTGA